A stretch of DNA from Amylolactobacillus amylophilus DSM 20533 = JCM 1125:
CTCTGACCTTGGGTGATTTCGTGGAAAGCTTTAGCTCTTAATCTTTGTGATTAAGAGTTTTTTTGATCTTCTTGATCAACCAGTCGATGGATTTCAAACCATTAACCAGCTGCTCGATGAATTTCAATAAGTTGAATAAATCCACTTATTAGCCGCTTCTACCTTTCCATTCCTTCATAGACAACATCTCCCTCATCATTAATGTGCAGAGATGTGGTCCACGAAACACCGTGTTAATAACTACGCAAAAACAGGGTGAAACTTTTTTATCTTTGAAAAAATGATGCCACAAATATTTTAGATTATGATTTAGTGGTTTGACGGATGCATGTCATCTCTTAATTCAAACCACTTATGCTTTCTTAGACATTAGCCGAAATGTAATCAAGCGGCTCAGATAGATGAGGATTTGACCAATACCAATTAACTGGAAAACGCGCCAGTCTTTCAGATCAATTGTTGCGGCTAACAGACTACCGATAGGTACAAAAATTCCACTAATTACAAATATCAGACTGAATACTCTTCCGAGATAATCCGTATTGACATTAGTTTGCAGGTAGGACATCAGATACACGTTGAAAATAGTCACACTTGCAGAAAAAATACCAAACAGAACTAGCAACAAGATCATCAAAATTAATCTGGAGTAGTTTCGAATATTTGAACAAGCAACAATATGTTGCGTCAAAAAAGCCATGTAGACATGGCTTGATTCGTATTTTATTTCAACCGAAATTGCTCTGGAATTTCATCATAGTAGACTTCCTGCAGATAAAGTCCACTCGCTGGTGCCGTTGCTCTCGCCTCATTTCTATCACGGACCATAATTAACCGCTTGAAATCATCAATTGGTCTTCTACCATTGCCTATTTCAAGCGCTGTGGCAACCAGAATCCGTACCATATTATACAAGAAGCCATTTCCGACAAAGTCGAAGATGAACTCATTTTGTCCCTCATCATATTCGACGTTTGCATAATAAATCGTCCGTACCTTGTTCTTGATTACACCACCGCTCGCTGCAAAACTCGTGAAATCGTGTTCTCCAAGTAATGCGGGCAAAGCTAATTTAATGCGTTCAATGTCGACAGGATACGGATAATGACCCGTATAGAATCGCTTGAAGGGATCGGTGTAACGCCCGAGGTCAACACGATAACGATACCATTTACCAATCGTATCAAACTGGGCGTGAAAGTTTGCATCGACGATTGCCCCCGCCAAGAAGATGGTATCGAGTGGCATCATACTATTTAGCGCCCTAATCATATTCTGTGGTGGAATATTTCCCGGGTAATCAAAGTGAATTACTTGTCCCTTTGCGTGTACTCCTGCATCGGTTCGGCCCGAGCCGTGAACAGCCACTTCTTTCCCCTTCGTCATTTTGAATAGTGCTTTTTCGACAGTCTCTTGGACCGTGCGATCTTTTATCTGCTTCTGGAAGCCATGAAAAAGATGGCCGTCATAAGCCATCGTCATCTTATATCTTGTCATTAATGTGTCCTAAAAATAATTAGTAAGCCAGTCATCAGCGCAAAGTAGCCTAAATTGATTAAATCGAGCCAATGCCATTGGAGAATCCTGTATTTTGTCCTTCCGTCGCCGCCTTGATAGCCTCTTGATTCCATCGCCTGTGACAGGTCGAAAGCTATCTTTAAGCTATTCACAAATAATGGAATTAAGAGTGGAATGATCGACTTCATCTGTTTGAAAAGATTACCCTCACCGAAGTCCACACCACGTGCACGCTGTGCATTCATGATTTTAACCGTCTCGTCCATCAACGTCGGAACGAAGCGGAGCGCAATGGACATCACTAGTGCGATCTGGGTGACCGGAAAGTGAATTACCTTCAATGGTTTCAACAAAGATTCCATGGCATCAGCAATCGATAACGGTGGCGTTGTGAGCGTCAATACGGTAGAAATCAAGATAATTAAGACGAACCGGAGGAAAATATAGAAGCCGTTAATTAGTCCAAATTCTGAAATTGTAATGATCCCCCAGTGATAGTAGGTTTGGCCGCCAGCAGTAAAGAAGACCTGCAGTGCACTTGTAAAGAGGATTAACCAAATCATCGGCCGCACCCCACGCCAGAATACCTTGAGTGAGATTCTCGTCGCAACAACGGCCGCCAGTGAAAAAAGCGTGACAATAAGGTATGTAAGCCAATTATTCGCGAGAAATATAATACCAATGAAGAAGAATGTTGCTAACAACTTACCCCGGGGATCCATCTTGTAAACAATCGAATCACCTGGGATAAAGCGTCCTAAGATAAGTTTATCCATTGCTGCCTATCCTTTATCGAGATTTTGTACAATCTGTTGCGTCAAACTAGTGAGTGTCAGCGGGTTCTTGCTAAACTCAAAACCCCGCCTGCTCAATACTCTGCCATAATTGCTGGCTGTCGGCTCGTCCAAGTGATGTGCTGTCAACCAATCGCGATCCGCAAAAACACGCTCTGGGGTGTCATGGAGCAGCAGCTCGCCCTTTTCTAGCACCAGGACATCGTCAGCATAGTAGGCCACATCATCCATGTTATGCGTGATTAAGATAACAGTATGGCCCGCTGCTTGGTAATCAGTGAAAATTTTCATCATTTCGAAACGTCCCCTTGGATCCAGCCCAGCCGCGGGTTCATCCAATAACAAAACGTCCGGTTCGCTCGCCAGTACACCGGCAATCGCCACGCGGCGCATCTGCCCACCGGACAGATCAAACGGTGTCTGCTCTGCAACCTCTTCTGATAGGCCAACCCGTTCTAGCCATGTTTGTGCAAGTTGCATTGCCTCTTTCTCTAGTACACCAAAGTTTTTCGGACCAAAGGCAATATCACGCAGCACCGTCTCCTCGAATAATTGGTTCTCAGGAAATTGAAAGACCATGCCTACTTGTTTGCGTAGGGCCTTCAGGCTCTTATTGGTCGTATCCTTATTGATTTCAAAACCAGCAATTCTAATTGTGCCGGCGGTCGGCTTCAGTAGCGCATTAAAATGCTGTAGCAGGGTGGATTTACCGCTACCGGTATGACCAATTACGGCCACAAAACTGTTCTCTTTGAGTGTGAAACTTACGTCCTGTAACCCTTTCTTAGCCATCGGCGTGTTGGGTGCATAGGTGAAGTCTACATGTTCGAATTTAATTTCCACAGGTAATCTGTTAGCTCACTTTCATTGGTTACTGCAAGCGGAACATCGATGCCGTTGGCCCGCAGCTGGGCAATTAGCTGGTTGATGAATGGCACCTCGAGGCCCATCCGATCAATCAATTCCACTTGCTGAAAAATCTCTTTTGGTGTGCCAGTTTGAACTATTTCACCATCATTCAAGATGATGATATCGTCTGCCTCACTCGCTTCCTCAATGTCATGGGTGATTGAAACAACCGTGAGGTCATTTTGTTCCTTCACCCGCCTAATTAGGTCGAGGACATCTTTCTTGCCCTCAGGATCAAGCATACTGGTCGATTCATCCAGAATAATAATCTTCGGTTTAATGGCGATAATTCCGGCAATGGCCACTCGCTGCTTCTGTCCCCCGGATAAACGTGCCGGCTCGGACTTAATGAAATCCGTCATGCGGACATCGGCCACGACTCGTTGGACCACTTCCTGCATTTCTGCACGGGAAACGCCCCGGTTCTCCATCCCAAAAGCGACATCATCCTCGACGGTCGCTCCAACGAACTGATTATCAGGATTCTGAAAGACAATTCCAATATCATTCCTAATCTGCCAGACGGTGTCGTCAGTCAGCTCAATCCCGTCAATATAAATTTTGGACTTTTCGTCATCCGGCACGAGGAGACCGTTTAATAAACGTGCTAATGTACTCTTACCACTACCATTATGACCGATGATGGCGGTCCAGCTGCCTCTTTGCACACTTAAAGATACATCATGCAGTGCTGGTCTCTCAGCTTCATTATAAGTGAAGGTAACGTTTTGTACCTCAATAATATTGTCCTTTTGCGTCATGCCAACCACCTTTAAACACATTTATTACATTGTACCGTTTTTTGAGCAAAAAAAAATCATTCATGAAGGGATAGTTTAACTATCTAAGCTAGACTAGGCAAACGCCAACATCATCACGCTCATTCTCGCTTCTATGAAATGAATTTTTAAGGGTTGATTATTCAAATATCGATTAAACTAACTCGATAATAACCATAGGTGCGGCGTCACCACGGCGTGGTGTAGCCATCTTATACATTCTAGTGTAACCACCATTACGTTCTGCATAACGAGGTGCAATTTCACTGAAAAGTTTTTGGAGTGCAGATTGTACCACAACACCATCTTTCTCTTCGCGAATATCAGCAATTTCATTACGAACATAAGCTGCAGCTTGTCTTCTAGAGTGCAAGTCACCATGTTTACCAAGTGTAATCATCTTCTCGGTAGTCTTACGAATCTCTTTAGCACGAGTTTCAGTAGTGACAATGCGTTCGTTGATAATTAAATCAGTAGTCAAATCTCTCAACATCGCGTTTCTTTGAGATGAATTACGACCTAATTTACGGTATCCCATGAGTTTCCCTCCTTATTCAATCTTTTTAATCGTCTACACGTAGTCCTAAGCCAAGATCAGTTAACTTGTTCTTAACTTCTTCAAGCGACTTGCGGCCAAGGTTTCTAACACGCATCATGTCTGCTTCGGACTTCTCAGTTAATTCTTGAACTGTGTTAATACCAGCGCGTTTCAAGCAGTTGTAAGATCTAACAGAAAGATCAAGCTCTTCGATAGTCATCTCGAGTTGTTTCTCTTTCTTAGTATCTTCCTTCTCCACCATCACATCAGTGAACTCAGTTACAAGATTTGTATTCATAAACACGTTTAGGTGTTCGGTTAAAATCTTGGCACCAAAACTCAATGCATCGTTAGGTGTAATAGAGCCATCCGTCCAAACTTCCATCGTTAACTTATCATAGTCGTTGTTCCGTCCAACACGGGTTCCTTCGACTTGGTAGTTAACCTTTTCGATAGGTGAAAATAGTGAATCAACTGGCACAACACCAATCGGCATATCATCGGATTTATTCTGGTCCGCTGGAACATACCCACGACCCTGTTTAATGGCAACAGTCATCCGAAGATGTGCTCCCTCAGCAACCGTAGCGATGTACTGATCAGGGTTCAAAATTTGAACTTCATCATCAACTTTAAGATCGCCGGCAGTAACAGTTGCGGGACCTTCTACATCGATTTCTGCTAACTTTTCATCAGCCGCGATTGACTTTAAGGTAAGCTTCTTAAGATTCAAAATAATCTGTGTAACGTCTTCTAATACACCAGGAATTGTTGAAAATTCATGTAAAACACCATCAATTTGGAGATAACTAACTGCGCTTCCTGGTAAAGAAGCTAGTAAAACACGACGAAGTGAATTTCCTAAAGTAGTACCATAACCACGTTCCAAGGGTTCAATTACGAATCTGCCGTAATTTTTATCTTGTTCTACAGCGGTAATACTTGGTTTTTCAAATTCTATCATTACTGGGGCCCCCTTCAAAACGTATTGTTCGCTATTAAGTAAACAAATTGATAACTAAACACGACGACGTTTTGGTGGTCTTGAACCATTGTGAGGAACCGGAGTTACGTCACGAATAGCAGTAATTTCAAGACCCGTAGCTTGTAAAGCTCTGATAGCAGCTTCACGGCCAGAACCTGGACCCTTAACGGAAACTTCAACATTCTTCATGCCATGTTCCATAGCCTGCTTAGTTGCTGCTTCTGCAGCCATCTGTGCGGCAAATGGAGTTGACTTACGGCTACCCTTGAATCCAAGTGCACCAGCACTTGACCAAGAAATAGCGTTACCTTGAACGTCCGTAATCATGACCAACGTGTTGTTAAATGTTGAATGGATATGAGCAACACCTTTTTCGATGTGCTTCTTGACACGGCGTTTGCGTGATGCTTTTTTAACAGCCATTTTGTTCCCTCCTACTTATTATTTTTTCTTACCTGCGATAGAAACCTTAGGACCCTTACGAGTTCTAGCGTTGTTCTTAGTGTTTTGACCACGTGTAGGTAAACCACGACGATGGCGAATTCCACGGTATGAACCGATTTCTTGCAGACGTTTGATGTTCAAGCTAACTTCACGGCGTAAGTCACCTTCAACACGGTATTTATCAACTTCGACACGAATCTTGTCTTCTTGATCAGGTGTAAGATCTTTTGTCCGAACGTCAAAAGATACATCTGCAGCGTTCAAGATTTTTTGTGCAGTATTATCACCAATACCAAAGATATAAGTTAAAGCAACAACTATTCTCTTTTCTCTTGGTAAATCGACACCAGCAATACGAGCCATTTTTGCACCTCCATTATTTTATTTTTGTATTAGCCTTGGCGTTGTTTGTGCTTAGCGTTAGCAGAGCAAATAATCATAACGCGGCCATTTCTTTTGATAACTTTACAATGTTCACACATTGGTTTAACTGATGGTCTAACTTTCATTATTTTGCCTCCAGAATCTTACTTATTACGATAGGTAATTCTACCTTTTGTTAAATCATAAGGAGACAATTCAACTGTGACACGATCGCCTGGTAAAATTTTGATGTAATGCATCCGAATCTTACCCGACACGTGCGCCAAAATCGTTGCTCCGTTCTCTAATTCAACTTTAAACATAGCATTAGGTAAGGTATCAATTACCTTACCCTCAACTTCAATGACATCTTCTTTAGCCAAAGTGACCCTCCAAAAAAATTCAAATACGTCATACCTGAGAATTATAGCACTTTTTAGTTAAATTTGAAAAGAACAAGCCACCAATATTAGTCAGCCAAGGCTGCCTCGATGTCCGCAAAGACCTTCTCAGGTGCTTGGTTACCGTTGACATGAGTCAACAGACCTTTGGCATCATAGAAGTCAATTAACGGTGTGTTCATTTCTTTATTAACTTTAAGTCTGTTCTTGACTACTTCGGGTTTGTCATCTTCTCTTTGGTAAAATTCTTTACCGCCGCAACGATCACATACTCCCGCAACTTTTGTTGGATTAGAAATCTTGTTATAAGTCGCACCACAATTCTTACAAATGTAGCGTGCCGAGAGGCGCTCAACCAGAATGTCTTCTGGCACGTCGATACTAATCACTTTAGACAAAGGCTTATTCAAGCGTTCTGTAATTTGATCTAGTAGCTCAGCCTGGACAGTTGTCCGTGGAAATCCATCGAGGATAAAGCCATTTAGAACGTCCGACTTCTGTAATCTTTCTTCAACCAACTTAGCTGTGACTTCGTCA
This window harbors:
- the truA gene encoding tRNA pseudouridine(38-40) synthase TruA; this translates as MTRYKMTMAYDGHLFHGFQKQIKDRTVQETVEKALFKMTKGKEVAVHGSGRTDAGVHAKGQVIHFDYPGNIPPQNMIRALNSMMPLDTIFLAGAIVDANFHAQFDTIGKWYRYRVDLGRYTDPFKRFYTGHYPYPVDIERIKLALPALLGEHDFTSFAASGGVIKNKVRTIYYANVEYDEGQNEFIFDFVGNGFLYNMVRILVATALEIGNGRRPIDDFKRLIMVRDRNEARATAPASGLYLQEVYYDEIPEQFRLK
- a CDS encoding energy-coupling factor transporter transmembrane component T family protein, with product MDKLILGRFIPGDSIVYKMDPRGKLLATFFFIGIIFLANNWLTYLIVTLFSLAAVVATRISLKVFWRGVRPMIWLILFTSALQVFFTAGGQTYYHWGIITISEFGLINGFYIFLRFVLIILISTVLTLTTPPLSIADAMESLLKPLKVIHFPVTQIALVMSIALRFVPTLMDETVKIMNAQRARGVDFGEGNLFKQMKSIIPLLIPLFVNSLKIAFDLSQAMESRGYQGGDGRTKYRILQWHWLDLINLGYFALMTGLLIIFRTH
- a CDS encoding energy-coupling factor transporter ATPase, whose amino-acid sequence is MEIKFEHVDFTYAPNTPMAKKGLQDVSFTLKENSFVAVIGHTGSGKSTLLQHFNALLKPTAGTIRIAGFEINKDTTNKSLKALRKQVGMVFQFPENQLFEETVLRDIAFGPKNFGVLEKEAMQLAQTWLERVGLSEEVAEQTPFDLSGGQMRRVAIAGVLASEPDVLLLDEPAAGLDPRGRFEMMKIFTDYQAAGHTVILITHNMDDVAYYADDVLVLEKGELLLHDTPERVFADRDWLTAHHLDEPTASNYGRVLSRRGFEFSKNPLTLTSLTQQIVQNLDKG
- a CDS encoding energy-coupling factor ABC transporter ATP-binding protein — protein: MTQKDNIIEVQNVTFTYNEAERPALHDVSLSVQRGSWTAIIGHNGSGKSTLARLLNGLLVPDDEKSKIYIDGIELTDDTVWQIRNDIGIVFQNPDNQFVGATVEDDVAFGMENRGVSRAEMQEVVQRVVADVRMTDFIKSEPARLSGGQKQRVAIAGIIAIKPKIIILDESTSMLDPEGKKDVLDLIRRVKEQNDLTVVSITHDIEEASEADDIIILNDGEIVQTGTPKEIFQQVELIDRMGLEVPFINQLIAQLRANGIDVPLAVTNESELTDYLWKLNSNM
- the rplQ gene encoding 50S ribosomal protein L17, yielding MGYRKLGRNSSQRNAMLRDLTTDLIINERIVTTETRAKEIRKTTEKMITLGKHGDLHSRRQAAAYVRNEIADIREEKDGVVVQSALQKLFSEIAPRYAERNGGYTRMYKMATPRRGDAAPMVIIELV
- a CDS encoding DNA-directed RNA polymerase subunit alpha codes for the protein MIEFEKPSITAVEQDKNYGRFVIEPLERGYGTTLGNSLRRVLLASLPGSAVSYLQIDGVLHEFSTIPGVLEDVTQIILNLKKLTLKSIAADEKLAEIDVEGPATVTAGDLKVDDEVQILNPDQYIATVAEGAHLRMTVAIKQGRGYVPADQNKSDDMPIGVVPVDSLFSPIEKVNYQVEGTRVGRNNDYDKLTMEVWTDGSITPNDALSFGAKILTEHLNVFMNTNLVTEFTDVMVEKEDTKKEKQLEMTIEELDLSVRSYNCLKRAGINTVQELTEKSEADMMRVRNLGRKSLEEVKNKLTDLGLGLRVDD
- the rpsK gene encoding 30S ribosomal protein S11; translated protein: MAVKKASRKRRVKKHIEKGVAHIHSTFNNTLVMITDVQGNAISWSSAGALGFKGSRKSTPFAAQMAAEAATKQAMEHGMKNVEVSVKGPGSGREAAIRALQATGLEITAIRDVTPVPHNGSRPPKRRRV
- the rpsM gene encoding 30S ribosomal protein S13 produces the protein MARIAGVDLPREKRIVVALTYIFGIGDNTAQKILNAADVSFDVRTKDLTPDQEDKIRVEVDKYRVEGDLRREVSLNIKRLQEIGSYRGIRHRRGLPTRGQNTKNNARTRKGPKVSIAGKKK
- the rpmJ gene encoding 50S ribosomal protein L36, with the protein product MKVRPSVKPMCEHCKVIKRNGRVMIICSANAKHKQRQG
- the infA gene encoding translation initiation factor IF-1, giving the protein MAKEDVIEVEGKVIDTLPNAMFKVELENGATILAHVSGKIRMHYIKILPGDRVTVELSPYDLTKGRITYRNK
- a CDS encoding adenylate kinase gives rise to the protein MLNIILLGLPGAGKGTASAPIIDKYHVAHISTGDMFREAMAEETPVGLEAKKYMDAGDLVPDEVTAKLVEERLQKSDVLNGFILDGFPRTTVQAELLDQITERLNKPLSKVISIDVPEDILVERLSARYICKNCGATYNKISNPTKVAGVCDRCGGKEFYQREDDKPEVVKNRLKVNKEMNTPLIDFYDAKGLLTHVNGNQAPEKVFADIEAALAD